A region of Rhodoferax potami DNA encodes the following proteins:
- a CDS encoding circularly permuted type 2 ATP-grasp protein: MQKFDEMYTQLPYEFFSKGSQIRDHYKIYDEWLARQPGDMMAKRREEAEMIFRRVGITFAVYGEKDEDGSGTERLIPFDLIPRIIPAHEWSSMEKGLVQRVNALNRFIHDIYHDQEILKAGIVPRDQIEGNAQFRPEMVGVDVPHQIYSHISGIDIVRAPDPKGNGEYYVLEDNLRVPSGVSYMLEDRKMMMRLFPDLFSAHRVAPVAHYPDLLLETLRQSSPATTAEPTVVVLTPGMYNSAYFEHAFLAQQMGVELVEGQDLFVKDNFVYMRTTRGPRRVDVIYRRVDDDFLDPTVFRPTSTLGCAGLINAYRAGNVTICNAVGTGIADDKSIYPYVPKMIEFYLGEKPILNNVPTYMCRNKDDLAYTLANLKDLVVKEVHGAGGYGMLVGPAATKAEIEDFRKAVLANPAGDIAQPTLSLSSCPTFVESGIAPRHIDLRPYVLSGKTVQMVPGGLTRVALKEGSLVVNSSQGGGTKDTWILEEDVPAAPAATAATQSQTQSQTQSQTQSA, from the coding sequence ATGCAGAAATTCGATGAGATGTACACCCAGCTCCCTTATGAATTTTTCAGCAAGGGCAGCCAGATAAGAGACCACTACAAGATTTACGACGAATGGCTTGCCCGCCAGCCCGGCGACATGATGGCCAAACGGCGTGAAGAAGCGGAAATGATCTTCCGCCGCGTGGGCATTACCTTCGCTGTATACGGCGAAAAAGACGAGGACGGCTCCGGCACCGAGCGCCTGATCCCGTTTGACCTGATTCCCCGCATCATCCCGGCCCACGAGTGGTCCAGCATGGAAAAAGGCCTGGTGCAGCGTGTCAATGCGCTCAACCGCTTTATCCACGACATCTACCACGACCAAGAGATTTTGAAAGCCGGCATCGTGCCGCGCGACCAGATTGAGGGCAACGCCCAGTTCCGCCCCGAGATGGTGGGTGTGGATGTGCCGCACCAGATTTACTCTCACATTTCCGGCATCGACATCGTGCGGGCTCCCGACCCCAAGGGCAACGGCGAGTACTACGTGCTCGAAGACAACCTGCGCGTGCCCAGCGGCGTGAGCTACATGCTGGAAGACCGCAAGATGATGATGCGGCTCTTCCCCGATCTGTTCAGCGCCCACCGCGTGGCGCCTGTAGCCCACTACCCCGACTTGCTGCTCGAGACCCTGCGCCAGAGCAGCCCGGCCACGACGGCCGAGCCGACCGTGGTGGTGCTCACCCCCGGCATGTACAACAGCGCCTACTTTGAGCACGCCTTCCTCGCCCAGCAAATGGGTGTGGAGCTGGTCGAAGGGCAAGACTTGTTTGTCAAAGACAACTTTGTCTACATGCGCACCACCCGCGGCCCGCGCCGTGTGGACGTGATTTACCGCCGTGTGGATGACGACTTCCTCGACCCCACCGTGTTCCGCCCCACGTCCACGCTGGGTTGCGCCGGCCTCATCAACGCCTACCGCGCGGGCAATGTGACCATCTGCAACGCGGTGGGTACCGGTATTGCGGACGACAAGTCCATTTACCCCTATGTGCCCAAGATGATCGAGTTCTATTTGGGTGAAAAGCCCATCCTGAACAACGTGCCCACCTACATGTGCCGTAACAAGGACGACTTGGCTTACACCCTGGCCAACTTGAAAGACCTGGTCGTGAAAGAAGTGCATGGCGCCGGCGGCTACGGCATGTTGGTGGGGCCTGCTGCCACCAAGGCCGAGATTGAAGACTTCCGCAAAGCGGTGCTGGCCAATCCGGCCGGCGACATCGCCCAGCCCACATTGAGCTTATCGAGCTGCCCCACCTTTGTGGAAAGTGGCATCGCACCCCGCCATATCGACCTGCGCCCTTACGTGCTGTCTGGCAAGACCGTGCAGATGGTGCCAGGCGGTTTGACCCGCGTGGCCCTGAAAGAAGGCTCGCTGGTCGTCAACAGCAGCCAGGGCGGCGGCACCAAAGACACCTGGATTCTGGAAGAAGACGTGCCTGCGGCGCCTGCCGCAACAGCCGCCACCCAGTCGCAAACACAATCACAAACACAATCACAAACACAGTCAGCTTAA
- a CDS encoding DNA internalization-related competence protein ComEC/Rec2 — MYATALRLAVWPRTGGAVGLGLLAGMALQLQQATLSAPAVYVAFVLLALVGYAWVASKKIVGLWRHGVAGLCALALAWGMTGLRAVLFMSQALAPALEGRDVLVTGVVADMPQATESGLRFRLRVDAGESGTGAALLDGTPVTVPALLDVGWYTTGFNLQTQTPELQRTPPALRAGQRWQLPLRLKAPHGSINPHGFDYELYLWTQGVQATGYVRATVSSPEPQLMEQTTAAPVAQLRQWVRDRIQTRVTDPRSAGLLTALVVGDQRAIERSDWDVFRATGISHLVSISGLHITMFAWAATWLVRRGWRTSARLCQWVPASHAAWGMGLLLATAYAVFSGWGVPAQRTCLMLAMVVLLRLQGARWPWPWVALWAAVGVLLWDPWAMLQPGFWLSFVAVMLLFAAGDATNSGAGGAGRAGARGLNGSKLERGWARLRAGAVAMWREQWLITLALAPLVLLWFGQVSLVGLLANVVAIPWVTLVVTPLGLLGLVWPALWTAATGAVVLLYAAMDALAAVPYAALSLPLPPLLPGVLAALGAALLLMPLPRALRMMGLVPVLALLLWRPPVPEPGEFSLLAADVGQGNAVLVQTARHALLFDAGPRYSLESDAGNRVLLPLLKALDVQLDTVVLSHRDIDHVGGAPAVLMMQPHANLLSSLEPQHTLQQLRASQRCEAGMRWQWDGVDFEVLHPDAADYEAEPAPKANALSCVLRISNGRQAALLAGDIEAAQEQRLVDDPAMLPLLRADVLLVPHHGSKTSSTDAFLRAVQPRHALVQAGYRNRYGHPAATVVARYEALGTHLVLSPRCGAARWHSAEPQNVACMREDERHYWAHDVP, encoded by the coding sequence ATGTACGCCACCGCACTCCGCCTTGCCGTCTGGCCCCGCACTGGCGGTGCTGTCGGGTTGGGGCTGCTGGCGGGGATGGCGTTGCAGTTGCAGCAAGCCACGTTGTCAGCGCCCGCGGTTTATGTGGCGTTTGTGCTTCTGGCCCTTGTGGGTTATGCGTGGGTTGCTAGCAAAAAGATAGTGGGACTGTGGCGTCATGGTGTGGCGGGCCTCTGTGCATTGGCGCTGGCTTGGGGGATGACTGGCTTGCGTGCCGTGCTGTTCATGAGTCAAGCGCTAGCCCCTGCGCTGGAGGGGCGCGATGTTCTGGTGACCGGCGTCGTTGCAGATATGCCCCAAGCTACCGAATCGGGGCTCCGTTTCCGGCTACGGGTGGACGCAGGCGAGAGCGGGACGGGTGCTGCGCTCTTGGATGGCACACCGGTGACTGTGCCGGCTTTGCTCGACGTGGGGTGGTACACCACCGGCTTCAACCTCCAGACCCAAACCCCTGAGCTGCAGCGCACACCGCCTGCTTTGAGAGCCGGCCAGCGCTGGCAGTTGCCATTGCGGCTGAAGGCGCCGCACGGCAGCATCAATCCCCATGGTTTTGACTACGAGCTGTACCTGTGGACCCAGGGCGTGCAGGCCACCGGCTATGTCCGTGCCACGGTGAGCAGCCCGGAGCCACAGCTGATGGAGCAGACCACGGCCGCGCCTGTGGCACAGCTGCGCCAATGGGTCCGTGACCGGATACAGACCCGGGTCACCGACCCTCGCTCGGCCGGCTTGCTCACCGCGCTGGTGGTGGGTGATCAACGGGCTATTGAGCGTTCGGACTGGGATGTGTTCCGCGCCACAGGGATCAGTCACCTCGTGAGCATTTCGGGTCTGCATATCACGATGTTTGCCTGGGCGGCCACCTGGCTGGTCCGGCGGGGCTGGCGCACATCAGCGCGTTTGTGCCAATGGGTGCCCGCGTCCCACGCGGCGTGGGGAATGGGCCTGTTGTTGGCCACGGCGTATGCGGTGTTTTCCGGCTGGGGCGTGCCGGCACAGCGCACCTGCCTGATGCTGGCGATGGTGGTGCTCTTGCGATTGCAGGGCGCCAGATGGCCTTGGCCCTGGGTGGCACTGTGGGCTGCAGTAGGCGTGCTGCTGTGGGACCCTTGGGCCATGTTGCAGCCGGGGTTCTGGCTCAGCTTTGTGGCCGTCATGCTGCTGTTTGCCGCTGGAGATGCTACCAATTCAGGAGCTGGTGGTGCAGGTCGTGCAGGGGCTAGAGGGCTAAATGGCTCCAAATTGGAGCGCGGCTGGGCCCGGCTCCGCGCAGGCGCGGTGGCGATGTGGCGGGAGCAGTGGCTGATCACCTTGGCTTTGGCGCCGCTCGTGTTGTTGTGGTTCGGGCAAGTGTCGCTGGTCGGGTTGCTGGCTAACGTGGTGGCGATTCCGTGGGTCACGCTGGTGGTGACCCCGCTGGGTTTGTTGGGGCTGGTTTGGCCCGCGCTCTGGACCGCAGCTACCGGTGCGGTCGTACTGCTTTACGCGGCTATGGATGCGCTTGCTGCTGTGCCCTACGCCGCGTTGAGCTTGCCCTTGCCGCCGCTGCTGCCGGGCGTTCTGGCGGCTTTGGGCGCTGCGCTTTTGTTGATGCCCTTGCCCCGTGCCTTGCGGATGATGGGCTTGGTGCCGGTGTTGGCGCTGCTCCTGTGGCGCCCGCCCGTGCCGGAGCCGGGTGAGTTTTCTTTGCTCGCCGCCGATGTGGGGCAGGGCAACGCGGTGCTGGTGCAGACTGCGCGACACGCCCTGCTGTTTGATGCGGGCCCACGCTACAGCCTCGAGAGTGACGCGGGCAACCGCGTCTTACTGCCCCTGCTAAAAGCGCTCGATGTGCAGCTCGACACGGTGGTACTAAGCCACCGTGACATCGACCATGTCGGGGGCGCGCCTGCGGTACTCATGATGCAGCCGCACGCTAACCTGCTGAGCTCGCTGGAGCCGCAGCACACCTTGCAACAGCTGCGCGCGTCTCAACGTTGTGAGGCAGGTATGCGTTGGCAATGGGATGGTGTGGACTTTGAGGTCTTGCACCCTGACGCAGCGGACTATGAGGCCGAGCCCGCCCCCAAAGCCAACGCGCTGTCGTGTGTGCTGCGCATCAGCAACGGGCGCCAAGCCGCGCTGCTAGCCGGTGACATTGAGGCCGCGCAAGAGCAGCGTTTGGTGGACGATCCGGCCATGTTGCCGCTGCTTCGGGCGGATGTGCTTTTGGTGCCCCACCACGGTAGCAAGACTTCGAGCACCGACGCGTTTTTGCGAGCAGTCCAGCCACGCCATGCGCTGGTGCAGGCAGGCTACCGCAATCGCTACGGGCACCCTGCTGCGACCGTCGTCGCGCGCTATGAAGCCTTAGGCACCCATTTGGTGTTATCGCCCCGTTGTGGTGCGGCGCGTTGGCACTCTGCAGAGCCCCAAAATGTGGCGTGTATGCGGGAAGACGAGCGGCATTATTGGGCCCATGATGTGCCATAG
- a CDS encoding DUF2126 domain-containing protein: protein MSIHAALNHVTHYSYDRLVNLGPQVIRLRPAPHCRSKIISYSLKVEPSTHFVNWQQDPFANYQARLVFPEKTKEFKVTVDLVVEMAVYNPFDFFLEPTAENFPFKYDKLLGQELAPYLAAEPLTPEFKKFLGAIDLKERRTIDFLVYINQLVHNAVSYTIRMEPGVQTPEETLTLASGSCRDSGWLLVQLLRHCGLAARFVSGYLIQLAPDVKSLDGPSGTEVDFTDLHAWCEVYLPGAGWIGLDATSGLLAGEGHIPLACTPQPSGAAPIEGGVDKCEVEFAHHMQVTRMYESPRVTKPYTPEQWAEVMTLGDAVDAELVAGDVRLTMGGEPTFVAVNDRDAPEWNTDALGPTKRGFATELVHKLRDEYGQGGFLHFGQGKWYPGEQLPRWALNVYWRADKQKVWNNPALFTDERKPTHYTAEDAGYFIRTLAGKLGLTDKYVQAGYEDTWYYLWRERRLPVNVDPFNSKLDDEMERARLRRVFEQKLDSVVGYVLPLKVGDGPRLTGKGSNPSLSGPWWTTGPWFFRDERMYLMPGDSPMGLRLPLDSLPWVSEGDYPYLVERDPTVDRGALPAHAAFAQRYAPNATTATTAGHAGAPAATGTSAGSLDANGVPYLAGNLAVPEAGRKMQTAKGTGDASIAANAQSATQPEPAMYAQAPKRFESAHWITRTALCVEVRDPRRASGPKAEAVGSKSGVLYIFMPPLERLEDYLDLLAAIEATAAELKMQIVLEGYPPPRDPRLKLLQVTPDPGVIEVNVHPVTNWKELVYNTEFLYNAAFESRLSAEKFMTDGRHTGTGGGNHFVMGGATPADSPFLRKPELLASLLLYWHNHPSLSYLFSGMFVGPTSQAPRVDEARNDQLYELEIAIEQIYKNRELYGQSMPPWLVDRTLRNILIDVTGNTHRSEFSIDKMYSPDSSTGRLGLLELRAFEMPPHPHMSSVQQLLLRALVARFWKSPYKAPVTRWGTELHDRYMLPTFIKMDFDDVIADMNMAGYAFDTSWFAPHYEFRFPMVGSVKSMGVELTLRNALEPWHVMGEESSAGGTARYVDSSLERLEVRVTGLNESRYVVTCNGEALPMTSTGTVGEFVAAVRYKAWNPPSSLHPTIGVHAPLTFDIVDTWMKRSLGGCQYFVAHPGGRNYDTFPVNSYEAESRRLSRFSPLGHTPGMLVVPPATIHVPGSKEFPFTKDMRRN from the coding sequence ATGTCCATTCACGCAGCGCTGAACCACGTTACCCACTACTCGTACGACCGTCTGGTCAACCTCGGTCCCCAAGTCATCCGCCTGCGCCCGGCGCCACACTGCCGCAGCAAAATCATCTCTTACTCGCTCAAGGTCGAGCCGAGCACCCACTTCGTCAACTGGCAGCAAGACCCGTTTGCCAATTACCAGGCCCGCCTGGTGTTCCCCGAAAAAACCAAGGAATTCAAAGTCACAGTCGACCTGGTGGTCGAAATGGCGGTGTACAACCCCTTTGACTTCTTCCTCGAACCCACGGCCGAAAACTTCCCGTTCAAGTACGACAAGCTGCTGGGCCAAGAGCTAGCCCCCTACCTGGCTGCGGAGCCGCTGACCCCGGAATTCAAAAAGTTCTTAGGAGCCATTGACCTCAAGGAGCGCCGCACCATCGACTTTCTGGTCTACATCAACCAGCTGGTGCACAACGCCGTCAGCTACACCATCCGCATGGAGCCCGGTGTGCAAACGCCGGAAGAAACCCTGACGCTGGCCAGCGGGTCGTGTCGCGACTCCGGGTGGCTGCTGGTTCAACTGCTGCGCCATTGCGGGCTGGCAGCACGCTTTGTATCGGGCTACCTGATTCAGCTGGCACCGGACGTCAAATCCCTGGACGGCCCCAGCGGCACCGAAGTCGACTTCACCGATCTGCACGCCTGGTGCGAGGTCTATTTGCCCGGCGCAGGCTGGATCGGGCTGGACGCGACCAGCGGCCTGCTGGCAGGAGAGGGCCACATCCCGCTGGCCTGCACCCCGCAGCCCAGCGGCGCAGCCCCGATCGAAGGCGGCGTGGACAAGTGCGAGGTGGAGTTTGCCCACCACATGCAAGTCACCCGCATGTACGAGTCCCCCCGCGTCACCAAGCCTTACACGCCCGAACAGTGGGCCGAAGTCATGACTCTGGGCGACGCGGTAGACGCCGAACTCGTGGCCGGCGATGTGCGCCTGACCATGGGTGGCGAGCCCACCTTTGTGGCGGTGAACGACCGCGACGCGCCCGAATGGAACACCGACGCCCTGGGCCCCACCAAGCGCGGCTTCGCCACCGAGCTGGTGCACAAACTGCGCGACGAATACGGCCAGGGCGGCTTTCTGCACTTCGGCCAAGGCAAGTGGTATCCCGGCGAGCAACTACCGCGCTGGGCGCTCAATGTTTACTGGCGTGCCGACAAGCAGAAGGTGTGGAACAACCCCGCCCTGTTCACCGACGAGCGCAAGCCCACCCACTACACCGCCGAAGACGCGGGCTACTTCATCCGCACCCTGGCCGGCAAGCTGGGCCTGACCGACAAGTACGTGCAGGCCGGCTATGAAGACACCTGGTACTACCTGTGGCGCGAGCGCCGCCTGCCGGTGAATGTGGACCCCTTCAACAGCAAGCTCGACGACGAGATGGAGCGTGCCCGCCTGCGCCGCGTCTTCGAGCAAAAGCTCGACTCGGTGGTGGGCTATGTGCTGCCGCTCAAAGTGGGCGATGGCCCGCGCCTGACAGGCAAGGGCAGCAACCCCAGCCTTTCCGGCCCGTGGTGGACTACCGGTCCCTGGTTCTTCCGCGACGAGCGCATGTACCTGATGCCCGGCGATTCGCCCATGGGCCTGCGCCTGCCGCTGGATTCCCTGCCCTGGGTCAGCGAAGGTGACTACCCCTATCTGGTGGAGCGCGACCCGACCGTGGACCGCGGCGCGTTGCCAGCGCACGCGGCCTTTGCACAGCGCTATGCACCCAACGCCACGACCGCAACGACCGCCGGTCATGCAGGCGCCCCTGCGGCCACCGGTACCAGTGCAGGCTCTTTAGATGCCAACGGAGTGCCTTACCTGGCCGGCAACCTGGCCGTACCCGAAGCCGGTCGCAAGATGCAAACCGCCAAGGGCACGGGGGACGCCAGCATTGCGGCCAACGCCCAAAGCGCCACGCAGCCAGAGCCCGCAATGTACGCACAAGCGCCCAAGCGCTTTGAGTCCGCCCACTGGATCACCCGCACCGCCCTGTGCGTAGAGGTGCGCGACCCGCGCCGCGCCAGCGGCCCCAAAGCCGAAGCCGTGGGCTCCAAATCCGGCGTGCTGTACATCTTCATGCCGCCACTGGAGCGGCTGGAAGACTACCTGGACCTGCTCGCTGCCATCGAGGCCACCGCTGCCGAGCTGAAGATGCAGATCGTGCTGGAAGGCTACCCGCCTCCCCGCGATCCACGCCTCAAGCTCCTGCAAGTCACGCCCGACCCCGGCGTGATCGAGGTCAACGTGCACCCCGTCACCAACTGGAAAGAACTGGTCTACAACACCGAGTTTTTGTACAACGCAGCGTTCGAGTCGCGCCTGAGTGCTGAGAAGTTCATGACCGACGGCCGCCACACCGGCACCGGCGGTGGCAACCACTTCGTGATGGGCGGCGCCACACCCGCAGACAGCCCTTTCCTGCGCAAACCCGAGCTGCTGGCCAGCCTGCTGCTGTACTGGCACAACCACCCTTCCTTGAGCTACCTGTTCAGCGGCATGTTTGTGGGCCCAACCAGCCAGGCCCCGCGTGTGGACGAAGCCCGCAACGACCAGCTGTATGAGCTGGAAATAGCCATCGAGCAAATCTACAAAAACCGCGAGCTGTATGGCCAGAGCATGCCGCCCTGGTTGGTGGACCGCACGCTGCGCAACATCCTGATTGACGTGACAGGCAACACCCACCGCAGCGAATTCTCCATCGACAAGATGTACTCGCCGGACTCGTCCACGGGTCGTTTGGGCCTGCTGGAATTGCGCGCCTTCGAGATGCCGCCCCACCCGCACATGAGCAGCGTACAGCAGCTCTTGCTGCGCGCGCTGGTGGCCCGCTTCTGGAAGTCGCCGTACAAGGCCCCGGTCACCCGCTGGGGCACCGAACTGCACGACCGCTACATGCTGCCTACCTTCATCAAAATGGACTTTGATGACGTGATCGCAGACATGAACATGGCCGGCTACGCGTTCGACACCAGCTGGTTCGCCCCGCACTACGAGTTCCGCTTCCCGATGGTGGGCTCAGTCAAGAGCATGGGCGTCGAGCTGACCTTGCGCAACGCGCTGGAACCTTGGCATGTGATGGGCGAAGAAAGTTCCGCAGGCGGCACCGCCCGCTATGTGGACTCCAGCCTGGAACGCCTGGAAGTACGTGTCACCGGGCTGAATGAGAGCCGCTACGTGGTCACCTGCAATGGCGAAGCCCTGCCCATGACCAGCACCGGCACGGTGGGTGAATTTGTAGCTGCCGTGCGCTACAAGGCCTGGAACCCGCCGAGCAGCCTGCACCCCACCATCGGTGTGCATGCCCCGCTGACCTTTGACATTGTGGACACCTGGATGAAGCGCTCGCTGGGCGGTTGCCAGTACTTTGTGGCCCACCCCGGCGGGCGCAATTACGACACCTTCCCGGTTAACAGCTACGAGGCCGAAAGCCGTCGCCTCTCGCGATTCAGTCCATTGGGCCACACACCGGGCATGCTGGTGGTGCCACCCGCCACCATCCATGTGCCAGGCAGCAAAGAATTCCCGTTCACCAAAGACATGCGCAGGAACTGA
- a CDS encoding alpha-E domain-containing protein, whose amino-acid sequence MLSRTADHLFWMSRYTERAENTARMLDVNYQTSLLPQSQAVAQMGWQGLLSISELLYSYKEKYGEIQAREVMDFMVKDESNPSSIMSCLSAARENARAVRGALTTEVWETQNTTWLEVKRMIKSGDFEKDPSQFFEWVKFRSHLSRGVTVGTMLMDESLHFMRLGTFLERADNTARLVDVKFHAVESDFFGAASEKDQEYDFYHWSAILRSVSAFEIYRKVYRDVIKPERVAELLILKPDMPRSLHASLNEVVGNLALVASNPDSETLRRAGKLRSELQYGRIDEILATGLHAYLTQFLDRVNDLGAHISREFLVPVT is encoded by the coding sequence ATGTTGTCACGCACCGCTGACCATCTGTTCTGGATGTCCCGCTACACCGAGCGGGCCGAAAACACCGCACGCATGCTGGATGTGAACTACCAGACATCGCTGCTTCCCCAATCCCAAGCCGTGGCCCAGATGGGCTGGCAAGGCCTGCTGTCCATCAGTGAGCTGCTGTATTCCTACAAGGAAAAGTACGGCGAGATCCAGGCTCGCGAGGTCATGGACTTCATGGTCAAGGACGAGAGCAATCCGTCCTCCATCATGTCTTGTCTGAGTGCTGCCCGCGAGAACGCACGTGCGGTGCGCGGGGCGCTGACCACCGAGGTGTGGGAAACGCAAAACACCACCTGGCTCGAAGTCAAGCGCATGATCAAGAGCGGAGACTTTGAGAAAGATCCTTCGCAGTTTTTTGAGTGGGTGAAGTTCCGCTCCCACCTCTCTCGCGGAGTGACGGTGGGCACCATGCTGATGGACGAGTCTTTGCACTTCATGCGCTTGGGCACCTTCTTGGAACGGGCCGACAACACCGCGCGTTTGGTCGACGTGAAGTTCCACGCAGTGGAGAGCGACTTCTTTGGTGCTGCGAGCGAGAAGGATCAGGAATACGACTTCTACCACTGGAGCGCGATTTTGCGCAGCGTGTCGGCGTTTGAGATCTACCGCAAGGTGTACCGCGATGTCATCAAGCCCGAGCGTGTGGCTGAATTGCTCATCCTCAAGCCCGATATGCCGCGCTCGCTGCATGCCAGCCTGAACGAGGTAGTGGGTAACCTGGCTCTCGTGGCCAGCAATCCCGACAGCGAAACCCTGCGCCGCGCCGGCAAGCTGCGCTCGGAGCTGCAATACGGACGTATCGACGAGATTCTGGCCACCGGCCTGCACGCCTACCTGACCCAGTTCCTGGATCGGGTCAATGACCTGGGTGCGCATATCAGTCGCGAATTTCTGGTTCCAGTGACCTGA
- a CDS encoding AbrB family transcriptional regulator translates to MRMSFLSHQPRLHGPALLLCSALASAAFLLMGVPAGMLLGCMLAGVLLATQDMKVQVPAPLFAIGQSVIACLMAHSLHFEVLQRVAGEWPLFLGIAFAVMAASALLGYWLMRSGLLPGSTAIWGLAPGAASAMVLMAGDFGADTRLVAFMQYLRVAMVTAIASLVAHFATGVAASPEHVAPGWDVQLAHWLHIQNPLHAGLTLVLVLIAAWLGRVLTFPGGPLLIPMVLALAMDNLSPWKLELPGPLLALAYAALGWGIGLRFNREILEHAWRVLPRVLVAIFALIVLGLVIASSLMFFAGVAPLTAYLATSPGGADSVAVIAVGSAVDAGFVMAMQMVRFFMVLLLGPRLSRWLVQRLTSRSAA, encoded by the coding sequence ATGCGAATGTCATTCCTTAGCCATCAGCCCCGGCTGCACGGGCCGGCGTTGCTGCTGTGCAGCGCGCTGGCCAGTGCAGCATTTCTGCTCATGGGTGTGCCCGCGGGCATGTTGCTGGGTTGTATGCTGGCCGGTGTCCTGCTTGCCACGCAGGACATGAAAGTGCAAGTACCCGCCCCGCTGTTTGCCATTGGCCAGTCAGTCATCGCCTGCCTGATGGCGCACAGCCTGCATTTCGAGGTGCTGCAACGCGTGGCCGGCGAATGGCCGCTGTTCCTCGGTATTGCTTTTGCTGTGATGGCGGCCAGCGCGCTGCTGGGTTACTGGCTGATGCGCAGCGGTTTACTGCCGGGCAGCACCGCCATCTGGGGCTTGGCACCGGGCGCGGCCTCCGCCATGGTGCTCATGGCCGGTGATTTCGGTGCAGACACCAGGCTGGTGGCATTCATGCAGTACCTGCGGGTTGCCATGGTCACGGCGATTGCTTCGCTGGTGGCTCACTTTGCAACAGGCGTTGCGGCCTCCCCCGAACACGTCGCACCCGGTTGGGATGTCCAGCTGGCCCATTGGCTGCACATCCAAAACCCCTTGCATGCCGGGCTGACTCTTGTGCTGGTGCTGATTGCCGCCTGGCTGGGCCGCGTCCTCACATTCCCCGGTGGCCCTTTGCTGATCCCCATGGTGCTGGCACTGGCGATGGACAACCTCAGCCCTTGGAAACTGGAGCTGCCGGGCCCGCTGCTGGCGCTGGCGTATGCCGCGCTGGGCTGGGGCATAGGACTGCGCTTCAACCGCGAAATTCTGGAGCACGCCTGGCGGGTGTTGCCGCGGGTACTGGTTGCCATTTTTGCCCTGATCGTGCTCGGTTTGGTGATTGCTAGCAGCCTCATGTTTTTTGCGGGCGTTGCCCCACTCACCGCCTACCTGGCCACCAGCCCCGGCGGTGCGGACTCGGTGGCGGTAATCGCCGTGGGCAGCGCGGTCGATGCAGGTTTTGTCATGGCCATGCAAATGGTCCGTTTTTTCATGGTGTTGCTGCTGGGCCCGCGCCTCTCGCGCTGGCTGGTGCAACGACTCACAAGCCGCAGTGCGGCCTGA
- a CDS encoding HDOD domain-containing protein has product MRVADIDREIETARAEGPLKDIVIQPCPALLSDLRVEVNREDPEPATIARIASRDVAMAAALIKVANSPIYARSRPAATVAEAVALLGISQTVSILTGFLLRETIQVKSPLLEHFWETSTRRAYAMGYIARQMYGVNADIAHTCGLFCNVGIPVMLQGIKGYEATLSHALAQTDKTVTEVENEAHRTDHAVVGAIVAKTWRLSPDVAHAVRLHHDFTVLKDHNIPAKVRTLVAMALLAEHLVALHEGVQQHREWDLHGAECLAHLHVSEEEIEHWQDALHEQFTGPAGF; this is encoded by the coding sequence ATGCGCGTAGCCGATATTGACCGCGAGATTGAGACAGCGCGGGCCGAAGGGCCCCTGAAAGACATCGTCATTCAGCCCTGCCCGGCGCTGTTGTCCGACCTGCGGGTCGAGGTGAACCGCGAAGACCCGGAGCCAGCCACCATTGCCCGCATCGCCTCGCGCGATGTTGCTATGGCTGCGGCGCTCATCAAGGTGGCCAACAGCCCCATTTACGCCCGCTCGCGTCCGGCAGCCACCGTGGCAGAAGCTGTTGCCTTGCTGGGTATTTCGCAAACCGTGTCGATCCTCACCGGCTTTTTGTTGCGCGAGACGATTCAGGTCAAGTCACCACTCTTGGAGCATTTCTGGGAAACCTCCACCCGCCGCGCCTATGCCATGGGCTACATCGCCCGGCAGATGTATGGCGTGAATGCGGACATAGCGCACACCTGCGGGCTGTTTTGCAACGTGGGCATTCCGGTGATGTTGCAAGGCATCAAGGGCTACGAGGCCACCTTATCCCACGCACTGGCCCAAACGGACAAAACGGTGACGGAGGTGGAGAACGAAGCCCACCGCACCGACCATGCGGTAGTGGGCGCCATCGTTGCCAAAACCTGGCGCCTCTCCCCCGATGTGGCCCACGCCGTGCGCCTACACCACGATTTCACGGTGCTCAAAGACCACAATATTCCTGCCAAGGTGCGCACCTTGGTGGCCATGGCCTTGTTGGCTGAACACCTGGTGGCTTTGCATGAAGGCGTGCAGCAGCACCGTGAGTGGGACTTACACGGCGCGGAATGCTTGGCCCATTTGCATGTGAGCGAAGAAGAAATCGAGCACTGGCAAGACGCGCTGCACGAGCAATTCACCGGTCCGGCCGGTTTCTAA